In Camelina sativa cultivar DH55 chromosome 13, Cs, whole genome shotgun sequence, the genomic window ATAGACAAATTAGTCATGTGCTTCAGTGATTCTGGTTCTAAACTTAATTGTTCCAGAAACATGAACTTAGAGAGGAAATTTGTATTCTGTTTTGTGTTAATTTGACACACTGTCTGTTGAGTTATCTGTATTTCCTTGGTCTCTGACTTAATGTGCATCATGAACTTTTTTATAGGTTCTGCAAATGATTTGCTTTCACTTAAAGAGAGTTATGGATTCAAACACACAAACTGATTATACTTTTCATCGGAAGGCTGTTTCGTTTCTTAAAAAGAGTATTTGATCTAAAACTCATCACATAAAATTGTTGTAAGCTACAGGGAACACTAAAGTCTCTCATCTTCATACATTCTCTTTTGAGCTTGAAGAAACCTcagctttcttctcttcttctttgttactCATTGCTACTGGAGATGAATCTGTAACAGAATCTTCAGGTTCCGTCTTAAGCTCAGACTCGAACTCCTTTGCAGCCTGCATTATTCAAAACACGCACAATGCTTCATCAAGGCAAGTAAAATGATAAAAGGAACACTAAAATCATACAACAAGAAGCTATATATCTCAGAAAACCAAATTAGTTATAACCAAATCACAAGCAACCCTTGTGATTGAATTTTTGGAAAGTATTAACCAAACATAACAACATGTTTACATCTGTACTATACAGCAACGTTATCAATAAACTTATTGTTTAGAAgcaaaataattttctatatagCAAAGTTGTTTCCATTCTTTCTTAGTGTTCTTATCGATTCCACACAAGCACTTGAAACAGTAAAGTCCCAAAAACACATTCCTTCCTAAGACCTTATAATCATGAGAAGCTTTTCCACATGCCTTTGCACAAGAAAACTCCAGAGCATATCAATGAACTCAATGTTTATATGCGAAGGAATGTTTTATTCTTGATATAGACAGTGAAGTTATAGCCACTAAATTCCCAATTTTTCTGAGTATTCTTATCAATTCCACACAAATCCAGACAGAAGTAAGCATTTGAAACATAGAAATCCCCAAAAACACATTCCAACAACAAACTACAAGCTTTTCACATGACTTGTCATTAGAATCTCATAAAAATGTTGAGTCTTCTTTTTTATCAAATTCCTCACAAATCCAGACACAACTCATACAATAACTAAGCACTTGTAGCATAAAATTCCCAAAACACACATCAATttcaacaacaatcaacaaacctTTTCACATTAGTTGGCAATAAGAAAACTCAAGAATTGCATACAAACAAACCTGTTGAAAGCTTTTGACGGTTTTACCAATACTCTTGCCAATCTCAGGAAGCTTCTTCGGTCCAAAAAGCAAGGCAGCGACGCCAGCAATCACAGCGAGCTCAGGCACACCGAGACCAAACAGGGCATTACAAGTCAGTGGCTTTCTCGTCTGTTCCGGTCGGATTCTGCGTCGAATCGCCACCAAAGAACGGTAGTTTTGTCGGGTCGGCACTGTGAAGcaattggagaagaaggaagagcgAGATGATGAGAGAGGTAGAGATACTGGTGGAGGAGAAGATAGAGTCGCAACAGATGTCGCCATTGCTgctactgattttttttttattgttcttctGGTTCTAAAGCTATNNNNNNNNNNNNNNNNNNNNNNNNNNNNNNNNNNNNNNNNNNNNNNNNNNNNNNNNNNNNNNNNNNNNNNNNNNNNNNNNNNNNNNNNNNNNNNNNNNNNNNNNNNNNNNNNNNNNNNNNNNNNNNNNNNNNNNNNNNNNNNNNNNNNNNNNNNNNNNNNNNNNNNNNNNNNNNNNNNNNNNNNNNNNNNNNNNNNNNNNNNNNNNNNNNNNNNNNNNNNNNNNNNNNNNNNNNNNNNNNNNNNNNNNNNNNNNNNNNNNNNNNNNNNNNNNNNNNNtttttttttttttttttttttttttttttgcttttatccAATGCAATCCTGAATTCTATAGTTTCccatctaaaaaaaatataaaatatttgttttacatataaaatgaaatattagtataaattattgtatatctGTCTTAGTCCATATTAGTAAAATTTAatgtgtaaataaaaaaattcatttaaaatgaaataacgTAATGTAAAGATGTGcttaataatagtataatatgttatattatcTTCGgaacttttatttataatattttcaaaacgaTATTGAACATTTCAACAAATCTATTGCATAGtatataaccaaacaataaaacaatttaacataatcaaattatatatatatatatatacataaataattatgtctgatatgatatgttttttaatatgtatgttTATATGATAACAACCATTCAATAAatcgaattgaaaaaaaaaataacaaagaccAATACATAATGGGATTACATTACAAATATCTTGTGATATGGATTAAAAAGATGGCAAAAAGAAAGGATCAATTACATaattgaggtttttttttagattcttaTGGGTTTAGGACTAATAGTCCAAACTCACATAATTAGGCATTTTAATAttcataaaagacaaaaaaattctcCTTTTCAGTAGTTTTAATTCCTTGAACACAAAATGGTAAAGCGGACAAGCTGGTGCGTCGTGCTAGAGTTGAGTCGCAACAAATTACCTATATAAACGTTTTTCCTTCCagttggctcgtttgagctgatgttgtaactttttgtcaaaaaaaaaaactaatagtcCATACTCACAGAATAAAAATGTTTGTTGTTCACCTTTCTTACTTACCATTAAAAGACCTCAAGCCTTTCAAATATGTGTTGCATATCGAAGTCAAGATTCTTCACGTTTAAAAACAATATTCCCTCAATTTTGGTGAATTCATTCAAATGTGAgtattttctgtatttttatttatttaaattatgatgTTATTTacagataaatttatttttgtaggttCTAAATCTTATACCCTCAGTTTGAACCAAAGTAAAATGTTTAATCTGCTAGCAGATGGAATATTTAACTTTGATATTCTATTCTTCGCTTGCCCTTTTTCTTTCACCATCTGGTCCGAGCTCACCCATCAGTTGCTACGCCGTCAGCTCATTCCGGATTGGTCAAGAACCTTAGCTTCATTGTGCTCAAACCGTTACAGCTATAAAGATATGACACTGCTCCGTATGGTTTTCCAAACTACTCTCCACATGGTTTGGAGAGAGAGGAATGGACGGGATCATGGCCAAGGATTTCACACAACAACCGTTTTGGTTGGCCATTACCGACCGTATCACTTCTCTAAAGATACCACCAACATCCAAGCTTCATGGCCTGCAAGTTCGCTGGGACGAGCTGCGACAATGATATGTTCTTAAGCTGTTTCAGTTTTACTTCCTTTGTAAACCTTCGTTCTAGGCTGCTCTGTTTTGGCTGAACTGTTTGAGTCTTCCCCACACAATGTATAGTCACgtttactatatataaattacaaatttcatcaaaaaaatgtttaactTTGATTAAAATTATTCGTATAAGATTTAtaaccaagaaaataaataacaacataatttaaaatttgagttaAAGAATACATGCATATTCTTATTCTGGTTATATTACCCGCGAGCTTATCTGATTAACCATGATATCATAATTGATAGTAATACTCTtctcgagattttttttttttttttaatgtcttaATCAAAAGTTTAATTGTGATGTAAGTATTAACCACTTAggttatattattgtttatggtACCAGATTATTATTAGTAGGATATTCTTATAAATCTTAACAGAAAATAGAAAAGGTAATTAAATTTACAAAGTAAAATACTTgcaaatgaataaaaattagaaGTTCAACACAAACAATCAACGAAGAAATGGGTTAAAACAAGAAGAATGAGTAGTTAAATAATCTGAAAACAATTCTTtacaaaacatataacatttcatTTTGTCTCAATATCTCTCTTGATAATGTTACAAATCAAGATTCTTCTTAGCAGCTACTGATCCCCAACGCTTCGAATACGTTTCTGCAGATGTTCCAAGCTCTCAACCCGACGCATCGAAGCTGTTCTGTTCATCTTGCACCCGATCAAAGCCTTGCTTTTGTTGCCCGAGCTGTCGATCTCTGGCGCGGTCAAATGACTGCTTGTTGTATCTGGAGAAGTTGATGTCTCTGAAGGAAGGGAGACAGTTGTTACAATCTGAGGCATAGTGTGGAACATTGGGTTGAAACCTGTGAGTCTCTTCACTGTCTCCTCAGCCATTttaaccttaaaaaaaatataaacatgttttCAACAGTCTTGTATAAGCGTGCTAAGCGGAGTTTCCGTAGAGAGAAGAACAAGGATATTACCTTTGCTCGTAAGGTCTCGATATTGGCTTTCAAAACTCTGTTTTCTACAGCTGCGTCATTGAATGTTTGAGTTACATCAGTGAGACCTTTCATGAGATTTGAATTCTCTACACGCAGCTGTGAAACCTAAAACAGATGGAGATTGTAACAAGTGAGCTAAAGAACGTTTAAGGAGAAAGAATAAGAAGGCGGGCGAGATTAACATACTTGTGTCTCTAGCTCACTCAAGTGtgcttgctttcttcttctggaCCGTCTAGCTGATTCCCTGTTAGAGAGCATCCTGTAACAAACAGATGTTCTAATCAAGATTTTGTCTTCTCAGTGGATGTTTAAAGAcaagaaaatatgtaaatatattaccTTTTGACGCGTTTGACATTGGTAGGGTTCATATTAGTTTCAccatcagcttcttcttcatcaccagaGAGCTCAGATCCACTTGTTATAGCACTGCTCATCATTGGTGAAACTGACAAATGAGAAAAACCATACAGTTTAGTCCGTTAGCATTTTTACAAGAATCttgaaaacaaacacaacatctTAAAAAGGTTCCTCATAGAGGTACAAGAATCAACTCACGTCATTGCTTCTAAAACTACATAAAAGCAAACGAGTAACCAAATTCAAAAACCATGAGAGCATAGTAAGTAAAACCTTTGGAAGAACCTAGAGAGCCTTGTTCTGATGTATTGGTTGTATATGCTCCTCCTCCATCGTCAGATCTACCAGAAGTAGTATCCTGAGGTTTGATGAAAGATCCctatcaagtttcaataataAACACCACAAAATCACTTCAGAGACAAGATAAGGCTCATATACAACCAACTCAATCCCAAACCATGTGGGTTAATGCTCAAGTGAGTTATCTAAACTCTGAAGATACTAAAAATGAAGCGTGAGCTGTACCCTTTTCATGGCGACAGCAGCACAAGCTAGATTGAGTTTACTCTTCAGAAAAGCTCTGTATTCCTCTGAATCTACCGGAACATTCGGAGGAGAAGAGACTGAAACACCAGACGCCGTAGCTGAAGATTCTCCGGCATTAGCGTCGTCTGCGGCGGCGGAGGATTCTTGTATGAAACGATGGAATGCCCATTCGGAGGCACTGCGATTCATCGCCGTCGTTCCATCCACCGTCGACCGATGATGTTCACCGGAGATTTCTTCGATTGAGAAAActttttccatatttttgtagtttgttgttttttctttatttagttttttttttttttttctttctttttttggtttcaactTCTCCTTTTAGTCCTTAAAGTTTCTTCTTATCCGATTGGGCAGTCTTTTCATTTTAACATATGTTcttttctaattcttttttcttttgtaaaatatttaattatcagGTTATTACACCCAAGCCCCCAACAAGAATATTGTATTCCCATTCACATCTAAaccttttgatttattatgtttAAGTCGTATTTGCTCTCTTTTAGTTAAACAAGGTCAACAAAATGACAACTGATTATAACTAAGATTATTGTAAATATaatctctttatcaaaaaattcaCTTCCTTTTGtttacacatttaaaaaaaaaaaaaatcatttcgaATAAAAATATGTCTTCTCGTTTGGAAGCGGATGGCGAGGGGCTTAgctttataaaaacaaatattggtaAGTTAATGAAAACAGGAGATTATGAGGAGCTTAAAGTAATATTGTTGATGCTACCACCAAACTACacgtaataataatattgttttagCTTATTGGATAAAATAATAAGTTGTCCAACGCTTTCCGGGTCAAATCCAAGTCAGAATGATGTGGCAAAAGGTATTTTATTCAATAAGAAATTTTTGATTCGTGtctctaaaatatttataacatctatactagtatttttgcaacagtttttgatcaaaatacttttttagaaactttttacatttaatattatttaataattatgtttatattccaaacaaatttagttaattatatttactatctttataaccaaacaaaattaacatattttaaatattcatatataatattctataattaatatatatatttagaaaatttattttatataaaaaaaatttattctcctatcattttttaattttaaattttaaatatagtgaatcatcatataatacataaagttaataaaatgtgtattttcctgtatatattgtgactaaagttttttaaaacaaacatatattactcaattaatataaaaagtgtgtgttcaacatacatatatagtaaattatagaattttagaaAGTTTATAGATtgtaactgatatatctaaacttaataaaatgtttaaaattatgaatatttaaacatattgaattttcaaaataacacaaacgagttatattacatggcggttatatgacattacatgattgaattgataatactaaaaaataaaatattattaatatgacACTTTTAATATtggttaaatctttattttactattttaacaataccaatataaaatatgtcgaatcaaactaatctaattaagattgtattaaacaaaaattgttgtgcggtataccatgaattatatactaaatcactaaaattaacaaaagaggaatacattaacaaaattagtattaaaatggtatattaatttaaaaataaaaaaaacttgccAAAAAAACTTGCCCCACGATGTACTGCGGATTACAATCtagtaatataatatatatatatatatatatagtatatacagaATACAGTAGTTCTCATTTCCATTTGGTTTGTATTGTTTTCATTAACTTACTTCATTTCGTGGGtccattttataatatttccattttcattttataaacGAGGACAAATTCGAGagaaacataatatataattttttatatgtgaAGTTAGATCAGGGAAATGTACTAAACTTATCAATTTTGGATAAGAATCTCTCAAACGTTCAAGTTGCACATTACTGTGGGTCCTTTTAGTTTTAGGTGCGCCTACAGAATACCGAAATCTTTTCACGGAAAAAAATAACACTTGCAATTGTATGTTTCTCTATCTTTATTGTCGGCCAAAAACAATATTATGGATATAATAAAAGTCTTTGTATTTCATCATCATTTACAAATCGAGATTACGAAATATATAAAGACTACTTAGTTACAAACATGTTTGATCTCCCAAGAATATTGCAGAAGATCTGCATAAGATCTCTAACTAATAATGACCGGTTTTGGTGGAGAGTTTTGAGGACCTAATATTGACCATCGTTCACCTTTCCGCAGTGATATCGTCTGGAAACCGGATGGTTAAACTGGACCTGAATTCGTTGAAAAGCATAATCGATAAACCTTTGGTGAATATGTCAGCAAACTGCAATGAAGAAGGAACATGTAGAACTTTCACCTGACCAAGAGCCACCTTTTCACGTACAAAGTGGAGGTCTATCTCGATATGTTTAGTCCTTTGATGTTGGACTGGATTGTTCGAGAGATAGACTGCACTAATATTGTCGCAATAGACCAATGTTACAGAGCGGATCGGTATATGCATTTCGAGGAGTAGGTTCCTTATCCAACAAGTTTCAGCTACCACATTAGCCACCCCTTTGTATTCTGATTTGGCACTAGAACGTGACACGGTTTGTTGACGTTTTGAAGACCAGGAGATCAAATTTTCGTCGAGATAGACACAATAACCCGATGTAGAACGTCTTGTGTCAGAGCAACCTGCCCAATCAGAGCTGACACTGCCTTTATAAAGTTGAAGTCTGAAACACATATGTTTGCTatggtgatgaatgatgtatggaatgatgacttatgaatgaatggatagcagggtgtttcaattccccttatgcaattgtagtataagaggtgtcaatccaatctgagtgtttgcaagcaatcaggatgtgcatacatgtctaagtcaagccagatgtaaaggttgtttgtcactaacaatcctatgatgaaatgtaaagtgcagaaagtaaaactacaagaactaggagctaaatgcaaatggaacagaatggttatgacaattatgaagctaaaacagaaatagaaactatggtaatgcaagtattgaactaatgcaaggtaagtaatgaacatgatactaaatgaatgcaacagaaatgcaacttgaatgaaacaggacaaacacaaatcataaacacaatttctgggttggaactcgagcaagcactcgatcgagtgtagatcgagtgtagggtcgagctggacaaatacgcaaaatagtgcaacacaagaaaaacagagcaataccaaaacaaatcaaacaacgatcaaacaacatgatttaagctaagaaatcaataaacaaggaaggtcttgaggagggattcgtgggctggactaatgattgaggtcatctaacttggtcaacaaatctcaagcaacttgagctaatctcNgaaagtaaaactacaagaactaggagctaaatgcaaatggaacagaatggttatgacaattatgaagctaaaacagaaatagaaattatggtaatgcaagtattgaactaatgcaaggtaagtaatgaacatgatactaaatgaatgcaacagaaatgcaacttgaatgaaacaggacaaacacaaatcataaacacaatttctgggttggaactcgagcaagcactcgatcgagtgtagatcgagtgtagggtcgagctggacaaatacgcaaaatagtgcaacacaagaaaaacagagcaataccaaaacaaatcaaacaacgatcaaacaacatgatttaagctaagaaatcaataaacaaggaaggtcttgaggagggattcatgggctggactaatgattgaggtcatctaacttggtcaacaaatctcaaacaacttgagctaatctctagacatatatttctaagacatgtttaatccactctcatggcaagaaacaatcaaactcatgcatctctagacttgttctcacaaagtaaagaatctacacaagcaggcattaagcaatatgtcaaaaaatcaaacaagacttctaatctcttagcaagcctaatgatagtctctagatctagccttatctatgctccttagacattggtgtgatgctaagaggcttgaaatcagatcctaccctctcagatataggatcagcattaagaacatctagcctagaagagatctacaacaatcaagcttgaccaaatcaaacaaacctcaaacacaacccagcctaacccatcctcaagatcctaagcaactactcacaagcacacataatgaacatcaaaatcataaacccagaaaatactgaaacttgcatcattagaaagataaatcaaagatctacaatattgaagaaagaaccaaactcaaattctcaatattaagaaagttatgaaaccaacaatattgaagaatttagtctttttctccttttaaaagaagtacaagatctaagaaaataaaagtgcaaaaggaataattctaaaaaaggtaaaaactaggtttttgactctctaaaaagctggactcttttggtggctgcaggtacaagcccttatatagaaaaagtagtggaagccctaaaaacgctaaaaaacaaaatagccaggcggcttgACCAACTCGatctggtgctcggtcgagtgaccggtcgagttggctcctcttgtgctcctcccactaggtcgagtccctctcagcacacggtcgagtatctggtcgagtgggcggtcgagtggggctccggaccttggttcttcagccttaactctcttgctttctcctcatgattgcttcacttttcctcagcattgcttccatgctccttaagctccaaaatcacctgtttatgcatgaaaagatgcaaatgcaatgcaactaaactctaatgcaagaacagtcctaaagctatgcaataatggtcaaaatggatagcaaaagatgcaaaagatgtgaatatattaagggaaaacagggtaaaatatatgaacatcaaagtccATGAGTGAGTGTGTCATGAAGATAACATACGATTCGTTTTAACGCTTGAAAGTGAGGAACTCTTGGATCATGCATAAATAGGCATACTTGCTGGACTGCATACGTGATATCAGTCCTAGTAAATGTCATATATTGCAGATCTCTTGCTAAGCTTCGATACTCTGTTGGATTCTGAATCTTTTCTCCACATTCAGCCGTGAGCTTGGAGTTTACATCCACCGGAGTTGCCATTGTCTTACAGTCTTGCATCTTTGCTTCAGCTATGATCGAATTTAAGTAGTGTGATTGAGACAGAAGGATCCAGGCTTTGTTATACTCGGCCTTGACCCCGAGAAAATAGTTTAACCGACCACCATCAGTAATAGGGAACTCGCTCTTTAGTGACTCCGTGATTGCTTCAATGAGTGATTGTTTTGAGGCAGTGAGGATGATGCCGTCGACATATAAGAGGAGGTAAGCCATTTCATTGCCCTGTTTATACACAAAGAGAGAGTTGTCACTCTTGCTCATACTGAACCCAATTTTTGACACAAACCTTTTAAATCTTGCATTccaagctcttggagcttgTTTGAGGCCGTAGATCACCTTGTTTAACTTGCATACATAATGAggagtttgtttgtttacaaaacCTAGAGGTTGATGCATATAGATTGTTTCCTCAAGGTCACCATGCAAGAAAGCATTTTTTACATCAAGTTGCTTAGTTCCCCAGCCTTTTGAGACTACTACATGTAGAGCAGATCGAATGGTTGCAGGTTTAACCACAAGTGCAAATGTTTCAAAAAAACCGACTCCCTCTTCTTGAGTTTTGCCATTAGCTACTAATCTAGCTTTATATCTTGCTAAATTACCATCTACATCAAGTTTATGCTTAAATAGACACATAGAGTTAACAATGTTATCATCTCTAGGTGGAGGTACCAAATTCAAGGTCTTATTCTCAATTTGAGCATCATATTCATCAGTCACTGCTGGGTTCCAGTTAAGGTCTGTTAAGGCTTGTTTGTGTCATTTGGGGAGCGGAGATATGTTGGTGGTAGTAAGAGGAGAGATaggttgttttggttttctagTTCCTGCTTTGCTTCTAGTGGTCATAGGGTGGGAAGGAGCTTGCCGTATCGGAGCTGGGACCACAAGAGGAGGGATAGGTTGAGAAACAATAGGAACAAGCGGAAGTGGAGGAGGTGGTGATTGTTGTTGGATATTTGTTTGGAGAATATCTCTGAACATTGCTGAAGGCTCATCAACCTGCGTTAGAAAATCATAAGCGGTTTGTACTTGAGTTTCCTTGACAGCTGCTGGAAAGGTAGTTTCATCGAATATAACATGCCTAGATATTATTATCTTGTGAGTATTATCTTGTGAGTATTTATATCCAGGCATCTATAACCTCGATGTTGAATTCGATAGCCAAGAAAGATACAAGGAGTGGAGCGAGgagaaagtttgtgttttgtggAATTGTTCAAGTTTGGGTAATACAAACAACCGAATACTTTCAAATGATCATAAGTCGGTGCTTTCTTGAACAGAACATAGAAAGGAGTTTGAAAGTTAATGGAGGAGCTAGGCAAATTGTTCAAGAGGTGAGCAACTGTATGAAGGGCTTCAGCACAGAAAGATGGTGAGAGTTGAGCCTGGAAGAGCAAGGTTCTAATAGTATTGTTGATCGTTCTAATCATCCTTTTAGAGTTCCCATTTTGTTGAGAAGTATAAGGACAAGAAAAACGAACTTGAATACCCTTTGAGTCAAAGTGATGAGAAAAAGAAGCATTTCAGCATTCTCCCCCATTGTCACATTGAAAGGATTTGATGGAAGAATTAAACTGAGTTTTGACATAGGAGG contains:
- the LOC104736835 gene encoding basic leucine zipper 63 isoform X2 yields the protein MEKVFSIEEISGEHHRSTVDGTTAMNRSASEWAFHRFIQESSAAADDANAGESSATASGVSVSSPPNVPVDSEEYRAFLKSKLNLACAAVAMKRDTTSGRSDDGGGAYTTNTSEQGSLGSSKVSPMMSSAITSGSELSGDEEEADGETNMNPTNVKRVKRMLSNRESARRSRRRKQAHLSELETQVSQLRVENSNLMKGLTDVTQTFNDAAVENRVLKANIETLRAKVKMAEETVKRLTGFNPMFHTMPQIVTTVSLPSETSTSPDTTSSHLTAPEIDSSGNKSKALIGCKMNRTASMRRVESLEHLQKRIRSVGDQ
- the LOC104736835 gene encoding basic leucine zipper 63 isoform X1, which encodes MEKVFSIEEISGEHHRSTVDGTTAMNRSASEWAFHRFIQESSAAADDANAGESSATASGVSVSSPPNVPVDSEEYRAFLKSKLNLACAAVAMKRGSFIKPQDTTSGRSDDGGGAYTTNTSEQGSLGSSKVSPMMSSAITSGSELSGDEEEADGETNMNPTNVKRVKRMLSNRESARRSRRRKQAHLSELETQVSQLRVENSNLMKGLTDVTQTFNDAAVENRVLKANIETLRAKVKMAEETVKRLTGFNPMFHTMPQIVTTVSLPSETSTSPDTTSSHLTAPEIDSSGNKSKALIGCKMNRTASMRRVESLEHLQKRIRSVGDQ
- the LOC104736834 gene encoding sec-independent protein translocase protein TATA, chloroplastic-like; its protein translation is MATSVATLSSPPPVSLPLSSSRSSFFSNCFTVPTRQNYRSLVAIRRRIRPEQTRKPLTCNALFGLGVPELAVIAGVAALLFGPKKLPEIGKSIGKTVKSFQQAAKEFESELKTEPEDSVTDSSPVAMSNKEEEKKAEVSSSSKENV